In the genome of Leguminivora glycinivorella isolate SPB_JAAS2020 chromosome 21, LegGlyc_1.1, whole genome shotgun sequence, one region contains:
- the LOC125237352 gene encoding uncharacterized protein LOC125237352 isoform X1, protein MSDSEFETIVPLNNKTGGAKAKKPVQKRKSDAANRSDSEREWEEIDAGTKKVKKPRQAKSPRTTSGASKKKTASNPFDVFELFPDDEAFAKNCPTPDQLRSSITQRVADGLTRRAADLEGEFFLELRVYNTADIRSELAEHKWKKALLAVKAQINNDTPQWEYLQKLTKHLRTLFDDAEVTFFHNKKG, encoded by the exons AT gTCGGACTCCGAGTTTGAAACTATTGTACCCCTAAATAACAAGACTGGAGGTGCGAAAGCGAAAAAACCGGTGCAGAAAAGAAAGTCCGATGCTGCTAATAG gtCCGATTCAGAACGAGAGTGGGAAGAAATTGACGCGGGGACCAAGAAGGTGAAGAAGCCTCGCCAGGCGAAATCTCCTAG GACTACTAGTGGAGCGTCTAAGAAAAAGACTGCCAGCAACCCCTTCGACGTCTTCGAGCTATTTCCTGATGACGAGGCATTTGCGAAAAATTGCCCTACACCAGACCAGCTACGCTCGTCTATAACTCAACGCGTGGCTGATGGATTGACTCGGCGTGCTGCTGATCTTGAGGGGGAGTTTTTCTTGGAGCTGCGAGTATACAACACCGCCGATATACGCAGTGAGTTAGCGGAGCATAAGTGGAAAAAGGCCCTTCTGGCAGTTAAAGCGCAAATAAATAACGATACTCCTCAGTGGGAATATCTACAAAAACTCACAAAGCATTTAAGAACTCTTTTTGACGATGCTGAAGTTACattttttcacaacaaaaaaggttaa